From Actinoplanes oblitus, a single genomic window includes:
- a CDS encoding LysM peptidoglycan-binding domain-containing protein: MLTQSLLKPVQDWIRTEFGTPPGASVVFRFDRFGVTLTDEDFMLPGRPELGFSPEMAIERFSDLVNRVPVGVDDGDEDVTFSEIDVDTSYFFRLVSPSEPCLPAGLPGPAKERRIGAFSTLKAEALKLWETQGLASVTGQIREFRPCTPAPINWYDSHSSTGWQPRTFTVAGSDQAPAAQTLQWRMTPDDAQIGKAVQLPADEVRKMPASDVLRRAARLQRGEPAVAPQIAAAPNVLMKPILKPLPSDLIKVPVGDRILAKRRLLETAPVRAATTSSQTTVSFDACLVRIDRPWLFWPLLMDATWDVPGIGKGGVTQPGGLGALTWLPIGMLAIRNLRIAANWSPQDIEASATATNFGPFAISEKITDGVLTASGLQISGWQFQQLPVLPPNDEPPATPAPTPKKQYTVVKGDTLWGIARMMYGDGKKWKKIADANHIADANKIKVGQRLIIP; this comes from the coding sequence TTGCTAACCCAATCACTGCTCAAACCGGTGCAGGACTGGATCAGAACCGAGTTCGGTACGCCACCGGGAGCGTCGGTGGTGTTCCGCTTCGACAGGTTCGGGGTCACCCTGACCGACGAGGACTTCATGCTGCCCGGCCGTCCGGAGCTGGGGTTCTCCCCGGAGATGGCGATCGAGCGCTTCTCCGACCTGGTCAACCGGGTCCCGGTCGGGGTGGACGACGGGGACGAGGACGTCACGTTCTCCGAGATCGACGTGGACACCTCGTACTTCTTCCGGCTGGTCTCGCCGTCCGAGCCGTGCCTGCCGGCCGGCCTGCCCGGGCCGGCCAAGGAACGCCGGATCGGCGCCTTCAGCACGCTCAAGGCGGAGGCGCTGAAGCTCTGGGAGACGCAGGGTCTGGCGTCGGTGACCGGGCAGATCCGCGAGTTCCGGCCGTGCACCCCGGCGCCGATCAACTGGTACGACTCGCACAGCAGCACCGGCTGGCAGCCGCGCACGTTCACCGTCGCCGGTTCCGATCAGGCCCCGGCGGCGCAGACCCTCCAGTGGCGGATGACCCCGGACGACGCGCAGATCGGCAAGGCGGTCCAGCTGCCCGCCGACGAGGTGCGCAAGATGCCGGCGTCCGACGTGTTGCGCCGGGCGGCCCGCCTGCAACGCGGTGAGCCGGCCGTCGCGCCGCAGATCGCCGCCGCACCGAACGTGCTGATGAAACCGATCCTGAAGCCGCTGCCCAGCGACCTGATCAAGGTGCCGGTCGGCGATCGGATCCTGGCCAAACGCCGGCTGCTGGAGACCGCGCCGGTCCGGGCGGCCACCACCAGCTCGCAGACCACCGTCTCGTTCGACGCCTGCCTGGTCCGGATCGACCGGCCCTGGCTGTTCTGGCCGCTCCTGATGGATGCCACCTGGGACGTCCCGGGCATCGGCAAGGGCGGTGTCACCCAGCCCGGCGGGCTCGGCGCGCTGACCTGGTTGCCGATCGGGATGCTGGCGATCCGCAACCTGCGGATCGCCGCGAACTGGTCGCCGCAGGACATCGAGGCGTCGGCCACCGCCACCAACTTCGGGCCGTTCGCCATCTCCGAGAAGATCACCGACGGCGTGCTGACCGCGTCCGGCCTGCAGATCAGCGGCTGGCAGTTCCAGCAGCTGCCGGTCCTGCCGCCGAACGACGAGCCGCCGGCCACCCCGGCGCCCACCCCGAAGAAGCAGTACACCGTGGTCAAGGGCGACACCCTGTGGGGCATCGCCCGGATGATGTACGGCGACGGCAAGAAGTGGAAGAAGATCGCCGACGCCAACCACATCGCCGACGCCAACAAGATCAAGGTCGGGCAGCGGCTGATCATCCCGTGA
- a CDS encoding xylulokinase yields the protein MAIARQVLAIDLGTSGMKAALVAADGTVTGWAERPVPLRVLPGGGAEQDPLAWWTALAEVVADLGREFPEHLRAVTTICSSTQGEGTIAVDAAGEPLTPCISWLDMRGAAHLRRQFGGFPSYGGISILKIARWLRLTGGMPSVTGKDPAAHMLLVRDEMPAVYARTKTFLNVLDWINLKLTGRTVATVDSILTSWVTDNRRAGDIRYAPSLVAASGIDRDKFPPIVRCTEVIGTLAPSAADHLGLPRSVQVVAGAIDNTAAAIGAGTVRDNEPHLYLGTSSWIAAHVPAKKTDVGSGIASIPCALPDRYLMTALQATAGANLTWLRDKIVEYDDPLLSAGHISRDEGTIFDAFDKIIPSVPAGADGVLYMPWLYGERAPVDDPHLRAGFLNISLETTRSDLLRAVFEGVALNTRWMAKAVDRFLGAPMTSMVITGGAARSSSWCQIFADVLGIEIRRDANPVAVNARGAGWIGAVGAGMISFADISDLARDGDVFTPGPDQAAYHEIYDVYTRLHRRLAPIYRRLHSAGR from the coding sequence ATGGCGATCGCGCGGCAGGTGCTGGCGATCGACCTGGGCACCTCCGGGATGAAGGCGGCACTGGTCGCCGCGGACGGCACGGTGACCGGCTGGGCGGAACGCCCGGTGCCGCTGCGGGTGCTCCCCGGCGGCGGCGCCGAGCAGGACCCGCTCGCCTGGTGGACCGCCCTGGCCGAGGTGGTCGCCGACCTGGGCCGGGAGTTCCCGGAGCACCTGCGCGCGGTCACCACCATCTGCTCGTCGACCCAGGGTGAGGGGACGATCGCGGTGGACGCCGCCGGGGAGCCGCTCACCCCGTGCATCAGCTGGCTGGACATGCGCGGCGCCGCCCACCTGCGTCGCCAGTTCGGCGGCTTCCCGTCGTACGGTGGCATCTCGATCCTGAAGATCGCCCGGTGGCTGCGGCTGACCGGCGGGATGCCGTCGGTGACCGGCAAGGATCCGGCAGCGCACATGCTGCTGGTGCGCGACGAGATGCCGGCCGTGTACGCGCGGACCAAGACGTTCCTGAACGTGCTGGACTGGATCAACCTGAAGCTCACCGGCCGCACCGTGGCCACCGTCGACTCGATCCTCACCTCCTGGGTCACCGACAACCGCCGGGCCGGGGACATCAGGTACGCGCCGTCGCTGGTCGCCGCCAGCGGGATCGACCGGGACAAGTTCCCGCCGATCGTCAGATGCACCGAGGTGATCGGCACGCTCGCCCCCAGCGCCGCCGATCACCTCGGCCTCCCCCGTTCGGTCCAGGTGGTGGCCGGGGCGATCGACAACACCGCCGCCGCGATCGGGGCCGGCACGGTGCGGGACAACGAGCCGCATCTCTACCTGGGCACGTCGTCGTGGATCGCGGCGCACGTGCCGGCCAAGAAGACCGACGTGGGCAGCGGGATCGCGTCGATCCCGTGCGCGCTGCCGGACCGCTACCTGATGACCGCGCTGCAGGCCACCGCCGGCGCGAACCTGACCTGGCTACGCGACAAGATCGTGGAGTACGACGACCCGCTGCTCTCGGCCGGGCACATCAGCCGGGACGAGGGCACCATCTTCGACGCCTTCGACAAGATCATTCCCAGCGTGCCGGCCGGGGCGGACGGGGTGCTCTACATGCCGTGGCTCTACGGCGAGCGGGCGCCCGTCGACGATCCGCACCTGCGGGCCGGCTTCCTCAACATCTCCCTGGAGACGACCCGGTCGGACCTGCTGCGGGCGGTGTTCGAGGGTGTCGCGCTGAACACCCGGTGGATGGCGAAGGCGGTGGACCGGTTCCTCGGCGCGCCGATGACGTCGATGGTGATCACCGGCGGGGCGGCCCGGTCCAGCTCGTGGTGCCAGATCTTCGCCGACGTGCTGGGGATCGAGATCCGGCGGGACGCCAACCCGGTCGCGGTGAACGCACGGGGCGCCGGGTGGATCGGGGCGGTCGGCGCCGGGATGATCTCCTTCGCGGACATCTCCGACCTGGCGCGCGACGGCGACGTCTTCACGCCCGGCCCGGATCAGGCCGCGTACCACGAGATCTACGACGTCTACACGCGCCTGCACCGGCGGCTGGCCCCGATCTACCGGCGGCTTCACTCGGCCGGGCGGTGA